A window of the Armatimonadota bacterium genome harbors these coding sequences:
- a CDS encoding AIR synthase family protein, with protein MRVGKVPPELLERLVYPHLGRRPEVLVRAGIGEDCAVVDFGEWVCVLTTDPITGAVRRLGRIAVYVATNDLGATGAEPVALLMDVLLREGASEEELRQLMEDAGRTAAELGAEIVGGHTEVTAGLARTLVVTSAVGRARKDAFVTSAGARPGDTLVLTKAAGLEGTAILAADYEAHFRRRLGEDLVRRAQGFLDEISVVREGRAAVRAGARAMHDATEGGVLAAVAEMARASGVGVELYVDRVPVRAETDAVCSVVGIDPLGLVSSGALLVATPVPERTLAALVEAGVPAAVVGKFVDNGNWKVSGCARQPLEPYPVDELWRALERLESEAAGGR; from the coding sequence ATGCGGGTCGGAAAGGTTCCGCCCGAACTGTTGGAGCGCCTGGTCTACCCCCATCTCGGCCGCAGGCCAGAGGTCTTGGTCCGCGCCGGCATCGGGGAAGACTGCGCGGTGGTGGACTTCGGCGAGTGGGTGTGCGTGCTGACCACCGACCCCATCACGGGTGCGGTCCGCCGCCTGGGCCGGATCGCGGTGTACGTGGCCACCAACGACCTGGGCGCCACCGGCGCGGAGCCGGTGGCGCTTTTGATGGACGTCCTCCTCCGGGAGGGAGCGAGCGAGGAGGAACTCCGTCAACTCATGGAGGACGCGGGGCGTACGGCCGCAGAGCTGGGGGCCGAGATCGTGGGCGGACACACCGAGGTGACCGCGGGACTTGCGAGGACCCTTGTGGTCACCAGCGCGGTGGGCCGCGCACGCAAGGACGCGTTCGTGACCAGTGCCGGTGCCCGGCCTGGGGACACCCTGGTTCTCACCAAGGCTGCCGGACTGGAGGGCACTGCGATCCTTGCCGCCGACTACGAGGCTCACTTCCGGCGGCGTCTGGGCGAGGATTTGGTGCGGCGGGCCCAGGGGTTCCTCGATGAGATCAGCGTGGTGCGGGAAGGCCGGGCTGCGGTCCGTGCCGGTGCGCGCGCCATGCACGACGCGACAGAGGGGGGTGTGCTGGCGGCGGTGGCGGAGATGGCCAGGGCGTCCGGGGTGGGTGTGGAGCTGTACGTGGACCGCGTCCCCGTCCGGGCCGAGACCGATGCCGTGTGCTCCGTAGTGGGCATAGACCCCCTCGGCTTGGTCAGCAGTGGGGCCCTGCTTGTGGCGACCCCTGTGCCCGAGCGAACTCTGGCCGCCCTGGTGGAAGCCGGGGTCCCCGCGGCGGTGGTGGGGAAGTTCGTGGACAACGGAAACTGGAAGGTCTCAGGCTGTGCCCGGCAGCCCCTGGAGCCCTATCCGGTGGACGAACTGTGGCGGGCCCTGGAACGACTGGAAAGCGAGGCGGCAGGCGGGAGGTGA
- a CDS encoding ECF transporter S component — protein MDTRHLTTGALATALVTAATMAIRIPVPATGGYINLGETMIYLTALLFGPVFGLVAGAIGSALADVLAGYASYAPFTFVIKGAEGWLVGWIAWRGLRGMQAHMGRMVASALVACAVGGAWMVFGYYVTQAFLLELGPQAAAAELPGNLFQVGSGIVVAVPAAAILRRAAPRVP, from the coding sequence ATGGACACCAGGCACCTGACGACAGGGGCTCTGGCTACGGCGCTGGTGACGGCGGCGACGATGGCAATCCGCATCCCGGTTCCGGCCACCGGAGGGTACATCAACTTGGGCGAGACGATGATCTACCTTACCGCGCTGCTGTTTGGGCCGGTCTTCGGGCTCGTAGCCGGCGCGATCGGCTCGGCCCTCGCCGACGTGCTCGCCGGGTACGCGTCGTACGCGCCGTTCACGTTCGTCATCAAGGGTGCAGAGGGTTGGCTGGTAGGGTGGATCGCGTGGCGGGGCTTGAGGGGGATGCAGGCCCATATGGGGCGGATGGTGGCTTCAGCCCTCGTCGCGTGCGCGGTGGGTGGAGCGTGGATGGTCTTTGGGTACTACGTCACCCAGGCGTTCCTGCTGGAGCTGGGCCCGCAGGCCGCGGCCGCCGAACTGCCGGGCAACCTGTTCCAGGTGGGATCGGGCATCGTGGTCGCGGTGCCTGCGGCGGCGATTCTGCGGCGCGCGGCGCCGCGGGTCCCGTAG
- the thiW gene encoding energy coupling factor transporter S component ThiW, producing MTRRLVLTAIFAAVPVVLSFVPGSIPVAGAKLLPWQHMTNAVAGVALGPWYAALAATLAAVLRNLFGVGTLLAFPGGIPGALVVGLAFARWRRSWVALLEPIGTGPVGATVGSLLIAPALMGSAIPIATLLPLFLASSIPGSILGWLVLRVLDGARVPHRTHG from the coding sequence ATGACGCGGAGGCTTGTCCTCACGGCGATCTTTGCGGCCGTCCCGGTGGTCCTGTCCTTCGTGCCAGGGTCCATTCCGGTGGCGGGCGCAAAGTTGCTGCCCTGGCAGCACATGACCAACGCGGTTGCCGGGGTGGCGCTGGGGCCGTGGTACGCGGCGCTGGCCGCCACGCTCGCCGCGGTGCTCCGCAACCTGTTCGGCGTGGGTACCTTGCTGGCGTTCCCGGGAGGGATCCCGGGCGCGCTGGTCGTCGGGCTTGCTTTTGCCCGCTGGCGACGCTCATGGGTGGCGCTGCTCGAACCGATCGGCACGGGACCGGTCGGTGCCACCGTCGGAAGCCTGCTGATCGCTCCGGCCCTGATGGGAAGTGCAATCCCGATCGCAACACTCCTGCCGCTGTTCTTGGCCAGCAGCATCCCGGGGTCGATCCTGGGCTGGCTGGTGCTGAGGGTGCTAGACGGTGCGCGCGTGCCGCACCGCACGCACGGATGA
- the thiM gene encoding hydroxyethylthiazole kinase, with amino-acid sequence MRADRVPVGPLPAELAELASEWLARVRERRPLVHHITNFVAMNDTANVTLAVGALPVMAHAREEVEDMTALASALVLNIGTLTPAWVESMLVAGRCANRNGIPVVLDPVGVGATPLRTASALRILDQVEVGVVRGNLGEMSHLVGVDAEVRGVESVAAAAAPDVVARRVADNHGVVAAVTGARDWVAGPGRLLAVDNGHPMLQRITGTGCMATTVIACFVAVVDDAASAAAAGLAYFGYAAEVAASRATGPGSFRAALLDCLAALSPGDVRRGVRVQEKAQSATPGRKEDGGP; translated from the coding sequence ATGAGAGCCGATCGCGTTCCGGTCGGGCCTCTGCCCGCAGAGCTCGCTGAGCTGGCCAGCGAGTGGCTCGCGCGCGTGCGGGAGCGGCGGCCCCTCGTGCACCACATCACCAACTTCGTGGCGATGAACGACACGGCCAACGTCACCCTCGCCGTGGGCGCCTTGCCGGTGATGGCGCACGCGCGGGAAGAAGTCGAGGACATGACCGCCCTGGCTTCGGCGCTCGTGCTCAACATCGGAACCCTCACACCCGCCTGGGTGGAGTCGATGCTGGTGGCCGGACGGTGCGCCAACCGAAACGGAATCCCCGTGGTGCTCGACCCGGTGGGGGTCGGTGCCACACCCCTGCGCACGGCCAGCGCGCTGCGGATCCTCGACCAGGTGGAAGTCGGGGTGGTCCGCGGAAATCTCGGCGAGATGTCGCATCTGGTGGGGGTGGACGCCGAGGTCCGGGGTGTGGAGTCGGTCGCTGCCGCGGCAGCACCCGACGTTGTCGCCCGTAGAGTCGCTGACAACCACGGAGTGGTCGCTGCGGTCACAGGAGCTCGCGACTGGGTGGCGGGCCCGGGGCGCCTGCTGGCCGTGGACAACGGACACCCGATGCTGCAGCGGATCACAGGTACGGGTTGTATGGCAACGACGGTGATCGCCTGTTTCGTCGCGGTCGTCGATGATGCTGCATCCGCGGCTGCAGCCGGCCTCGCGTACTTCGGATATGCGGCGGAGGTCGCGGCATCCCGGGCGACCGGCCCCGGAAGTTTCAGGGCGGCCCTGCTGGACTGCCTCGCCGCACTGAGCCCCGGCGACGTGCGGCGGGGCGTGCGGGTACAGGAAAAGGCGCAATCGGCGACGCCTGGGCGGAAGGAGGACGGCGGTCCGTGA
- the pdxT gene encoding pyridoxal 5'-phosphate synthase glutaminase subunit PdxT, translated as MRVGVLALQGDVSEHAEALRQAGAESVLVRTPQALEDVQALVLPGGESTTLGALMARCGLDQAIRRRAQEGMPLFGTCAGLILMASRAAGGEPALLGVMDVTVERNAYGRQRESFEDDLHCPAVDPSPFRVAFIRAPVVTWVGDGVEVLARHEGLPVLVRQGHLLGATFHPEVTGYAGVHRYFCGMLPPEQADGRP; from the coding sequence GTGAGGGTCGGCGTGCTGGCGCTGCAAGGAGACGTTTCCGAACACGCGGAGGCGCTGCGCCAGGCCGGTGCCGAGTCGGTCCTGGTGCGGACGCCGCAGGCGCTGGAGGACGTCCAGGCCCTGGTCCTCCCGGGCGGCGAGAGCACCACCCTGGGCGCCCTCATGGCGCGCTGCGGGCTCGACCAGGCCATCCGCCGACGCGCACAGGAGGGCATGCCGCTGTTTGGCACGTGTGCGGGGCTGATTCTCATGGCCAGCCGGGCGGCGGGCGGCGAGCCGGCCCTGCTCGGTGTCATGGACGTGACGGTGGAACGGAATGCCTACGGCCGGCAGCGGGAGAGCTTCGAAGATGACTTGCACTGCCCCGCGGTGGACCCCAGCCCCTTCCGCGTGGCGTTTATCCGCGCACCTGTGGTCACGTGGGTGGGAGACGGCGTGGAGGTGCTGGCCCGGCACGAGGGGCTGCCGGTGCTCGTCCGCCAGGGGCACCTGCTGGGCGCCACCTTCCATCCGGAGGTCACCGGCTACGCGGGCGTGCACCGCTACTTCTGCGGCATGCTGCCGCCCGAGCAGGCAGACGGGCGCCCTTGA
- the pdxS gene encoding pyridoxal 5'-phosphate synthase lyase subunit PdxS has translation MALREVGTERIKRGLAQMLKGGVIMDVTSPEQACIAEDAGAVAVMALERVPADIRAEGGVARMAEPARIKAIMAAVTIPVMAKVRIGHFVEAQVLEAIGVDFVDESEVLTPADEDHHIDKRRFRVPFVCGARDLGEALRRIGEGAAMIRTKGEAGTGNVVEAVRHVRQIFDEIRRLQALPEEELMSAARDLRAPFELVAEVRRLGRLPVVNFAAGGIATPADAAMMMQLGCDGVFVGSGIFKSEDPARRARAIVDAVAHHDDPDVVARACEGLGEPMRGLDVRRLQPAELLQTRGG, from the coding sequence ATGGCGTTGCGTGAGGTCGGGACAGAACGGATCAAGCGGGGGCTCGCCCAGATGCTCAAGGGCGGGGTGATCATGGACGTGACCAGCCCCGAGCAGGCCTGCATCGCGGAGGACGCGGGTGCGGTGGCGGTGATGGCGCTCGAGCGCGTGCCCGCCGACATCCGGGCGGAGGGCGGTGTCGCCCGAATGGCGGAACCCGCCCGCATCAAGGCCATCATGGCCGCGGTCACCATCCCCGTGATGGCCAAGGTCCGGATCGGCCACTTCGTGGAGGCCCAGGTGCTGGAGGCCATCGGGGTGGACTTTGTCGACGAGAGCGAGGTCCTGACCCCCGCGGACGAAGACCACCACATCGACAAGCGGCGCTTCCGTGTGCCCTTCGTATGCGGTGCCCGCGACCTGGGGGAAGCCCTCCGGCGCATCGGGGAGGGTGCGGCCATGATCCGGACCAAGGGCGAGGCCGGCACCGGCAACGTAGTGGAGGCGGTCCGGCACGTTCGGCAGATCTTCGACGAGATCCGCCGGCTGCAAGCCCTGCCGGAGGAGGAGCTGATGAGCGCTGCCCGCGACCTGCGCGCGCCCTTTGAGCTGGTGGCGGAGGTCCGGCGGCTGGGACGGCTACCCGTGGTGAACTTCGCGGCGGGCGGCATCGCCACGCCCGCGGATGCGGCGATGATGATGCAGCTGGGCTGTGACGGCGTGTTCGTGGGCAGTGGGATTTTCAAGTCCGAGGACCCCGCTCGCCGCGCTCGTGCCATCGTGGACGCGGTGGCTCACCACGACGACCCTGACGTCGTGGCCCGGGCGTGTGAGGGTCTGGGCGAGCCCATGCGGGGGTTGGACGTGCGGCGTCTGCAACCTGCAGAACTGCTGCAGACCCGAGGTGGGTAA
- the thiE gene encoding thiamine phosphate synthase: MRLDLRVYVITDPGAGDHEDLARAALAGGATVVQLRDKRATSRRLYEVAVRLQHLVAEAGVPLIVNDRVDVALAAGAAGVHLGPDDLPVGSARRILGSSGIVGASAGTVAEAVEAERAGADYIGAGPVFATATKPDAGVPIGLEGLRRIAAAVRVPVVGIGGITAENAGSVIAAGASGVAVISAVVATEDKVGAARAIRQAVDATLAQRGAEVR, encoded by the coding sequence GTGAGGCTCGACCTCAGAGTGTACGTGATCACCGATCCAGGCGCGGGCGATCATGAGGACCTCGCCCGGGCAGCCCTCGCCGGCGGCGCGACCGTCGTGCAGCTTCGAGACAAGCGGGCCACGTCGCGACGGCTGTACGAGGTCGCCGTGAGGCTGCAGCATCTGGTGGCGGAAGCCGGCGTTCCGCTCATCGTGAACGATCGGGTGGACGTGGCACTCGCGGCGGGGGCGGCGGGTGTTCACCTGGGACCGGACGACCTCCCGGTGGGCAGCGCGAGGCGGATTCTCGGATCTTCAGGGATCGTCGGAGCCTCCGCCGGGACGGTGGCCGAGGCCGTGGAGGCCGAGCGGGCCGGGGCGGACTACATCGGTGCGGGTCCGGTGTTTGCGACCGCCACCAAACCCGATGCCGGCGTGCCCATCGGGCTGGAGGGATTGCGACGGATCGCGGCTGCGGTGCGCGTCCCCGTCGTCGGGATCGGTGGCATCACGGCGGAAAACGCCGGCAGCGTGATCGCAGCCGGGGCGTCCGGCGTGGCCGTCATCTCCGCAGTCGTTGCAACGGAGGACAAGGTGGGCGCGGCGCGCGCGATTCGCCAGGCCGTGGATGCCACCCTCGCCCAACGCGGGGCGGAGGTGCGATGA